Proteins encoded together in one Campylobacter peloridis LMG 23910 window:
- a CDS encoding efflux RND transporter periplasmic adaptor subunit produces MKKIIYLLIFLILLALGVWFFFFANKEEYNYLTYEVKRQDITQSIEAIGEVYAKSQVDVGAQVSGQITKLYVNLGDHVNEGDLIAQIDKDKQQNDLDITKAKLQSAKANLESKKIALNIASKQYEREQKLYAKKAASLENLENLKNTFYSLKASVADLQAQITQLEISLKNAQKDLAYTTITAPSKGEIINVAVEEGQTVNANQNTPSIVRLADLSEMEIRMQIAEADINKISVGKKVKFSILNEPDKKYEAIISSIDPANTTISDATSNTNLNSSSNTSASAVYYYARVFVKNENNFLRIGMSTENEIAIKTENNTLVIPTLAIKSDANGYYVEILKEQNSVKTPVKLGIKDSLNTQIIEGLKEGDVIILGKNKK; encoded by the coding sequence ATGAAAAAAATAATTTATTTGCTTATATTTTTGATTTTACTAGCTTTGGGGGTGTGGTTTTTCTTTTTTGCTAACAAAGAAGAATATAATTATCTAACTTATGAAGTAAAAAGGCAAGATATCACTCAAAGCATAGAAGCAATTGGCGAAGTTTATGCTAAAAGTCAGGTTGATGTGGGCGCACAAGTTAGCGGACAAATCACCAAGCTTTATGTAAATTTAGGCGATCATGTAAATGAAGGTGATTTAATCGCACAAATTGACAAAGACAAACAACAAAATGATTTAGACATAACCAAAGCCAAACTTCAAAGTGCCAAAGCGAATTTAGAAAGTAAAAAAATAGCGCTAAATATAGCCTCTAAACAATATGAAAGAGAGCAAAAACTTTATGCAAAAAAGGCTGCTTCTTTAGAAAATCTTGAAAATTTAAAAAATACCTTTTATAGTTTAAAAGCAAGTGTAGCAGATTTACAAGCACAAATTACCCAGCTTGAAATTTCTTTAAAAAACGCACAAAAAGATTTAGCTTATACAACAATAACCGCACCAAGTAAGGGTGAGATTATCAATGTAGCAGTTGAAGAAGGACAAACCGTAAATGCCAACCAAAATACCCCAAGTATAGTGCGTTTGGCTGATTTAAGCGAGATGGAAATTCGTATGCAAATAGCTGAAGCTGATATTAATAAAATTAGCGTGGGTAAAAAAGTTAAATTTAGCATTTTAAACGAGCCTGATAAAAAATATGAAGCTATTATCTCAAGTATAGATCCAGCAAATACTACCATAAGCGATGCAACAAGCAATACCAACTTAAATTCAAGCTCTAATACTAGCGCTAGTGCGGTGTATTATTATGCAAGGGTTTTTGTTAAAAATGAAAACAATTTTTTACGCATAGGTATGAGTACAGAAAATGAAATCGCTATTAAAACAGAAAATAATACCTTAGTTATACCAACTTTGGCTATAAAAAGTGATGCAAATGGGTATTATGTAGAAATTTTAAAAGAACAAAACAGCGTTAAAACGCCGGTAAAACTTGGTATTAAAGATAGCTTAAATACTCAAATTATAGAAGGCTTAAAAGAAGGCGATGTGATTATTTTAGGTAAAAACAAAAAATGA
- a CDS encoding nitroreductase, protein MQDYLTLMKNRSSIRSYTNEKISKENLEYILECARLSPSSLGLEPWKFLVFQDDKHKQEIAKIANNQPHVANCAAVIIIVSRVDFKDYFEEKLKKRGLNQEELTKRIQTYKPFIDKMDLEQSFAYAKEQSYIALTNIINAAFSLNLGSCTIGGFDKDKINQYLNLNTNKERVSLLVTLGHTKTTTHVEKMRFNFDEIVEFKD, encoded by the coding sequence ATGCAAGATTATTTAACACTAATGAAAAACAGATCTTCAATTAGATCTTATACTAATGAAAAAATTTCTAAAGAGAATTTAGAATATATCTTAGAATGTGCTAGATTATCCCCTAGTTCTTTAGGGCTTGAACCTTGGAAATTTTTAGTATTTCAAGATGATAAGCATAAACAAGAAATTGCCAAAATAGCTAATAATCAACCCCATGTAGCAAATTGCGCTGCTGTTATTATCATTGTTTCAAGAGTAGATTTTAAAGATTATTTTGAAGAAAAACTTAAAAAAAGAGGGTTAAATCAAGAAGAACTTACAAAACGCATACAAACTTACAAACCTTTTATAGATAAAATGGATTTAGAACAAAGTTTTGCTTATGCTAAAGAACAAAGCTATATTGCTCTTACTAACATTATCAACGCTGCTTTTAGTTTAAATTTAGGCTCTTGCACTATAGGAGGTTTTGATAAAGATAAAATTAATCAATACCTTAATCTAAACACCAACAAAGAAAGAGTATCTTTACTTGTAACTTTAGGGCATACTAAAACAACTACACATGTAGAAAAAATGCGTTTTAATTTTGATGAAATTGTAGAATTTAAAGACTAA
- a CDS encoding 2-acylglycerophosphoethanolamine acyltransferase / acyl-acyl carrier protein synthetase, with protein sequence MQRNFLKIFGILPFLTIAFINAFVDLGHKIIIQNTIYKFYEDNTQLLLSAIVNALMLLPFILMLSPSGFLADKFPKNKIMKISAYFSVILTCIICLCYYLGAFWLAFIMTFIMGVQSALYSPAKYGYIKELVGKELLAMGNGAVNAVSIVAILAGMAVFSLSFEILFESNFNTQADILQQIAPLGFILIAFALLELYLTYKLPNLKEEDKNLSFDKKQYFQGKLLASNLNTIFSHKIIWLCIVGISLFWAISQLYLVIFPVYAKNDLFIENTFYVQCSLAFSGIGVILGSIIAGKFSKNYIELGLIPLGALGIFLMSILMPFLENLLSYSVVFFIFGLCGAFFIIPLNSLIQFHAKENELGKVLAGNNFIQNIFMLGFLALATFAAYAKLDVINLFYFIILVAFFGSLYVLVKLPFSLVRLLMSVAFFQRYRLLVEGFENIPEKGGALLLGNHISFIDWAIVQMAIPRKIYFVMEKSIYSKWYIKIFLDKFGVIPVSSASSKSSLELIAIHIKNGNLVCLFPEGVLSRHGQLNEFKGGFELVCSKLEDQDGVILPFYIRGLWGSAFSRSDEEFSARNRKISKRKIAIAFGKSLPIHTKKEIVKAKVFELSFIAWKSQCESMHTIARAWIDSAKRNLSQIAIVDPLIGGITYRKMLALSLVFSSFIKNKSHELNIQPTQGNYAPKEECVGILLPASMASSLCNLSVLLANKIVVNLNFTAGTKAINQAIENSQIHQIYTSRKFIEKLESKGIKLDFKPHIRLLFMEDIITSFKKQKLKIFSMLALVSILPTCLIKALFAPNKQNLAIAAILFSSGSEGMPKGVMLNNRNILSNIAQISDVLCAKNEDVVLSSLPPFHAFGLTVTTFMPLLEGIKSVTHADPTDALGVAKAIVKNNVSIMCATSTFLGIYARNKKLDAIMFESLRIIVSGAEKLKSEVRSAFEMKFKKPIFEGYGATETTPVASVNLPNKFDPDYWILHRANKEGSVGMPLPGSAIRIVDPSTYESLNHKEDGLILIGGHQVMVGYLNNKEKTDEVIKEIDGIRWYNTGDKGHVDEDGFLYIVDRYSRFAKIGGEMISLGALEEEIAKFINTEVVKFCAIALEDEKKGEMVCLLVECQEQDFEGICEAIKNSNMPAIFKPSKYFKVDQIPLLGSGKVDLKGAKDLAKNLI encoded by the coding sequence ATGCAAAGAAATTTTTTAAAGATTTTTGGCATATTGCCTTTTTTAACAATAGCTTTTATAAATGCTTTTGTAGATTTAGGACACAAAATCATCATACAAAATACCATTTATAAATTTTATGAAGATAATACTCAACTTTTATTAAGTGCTATTGTAAATGCTTTAATGCTTTTACCTTTTATATTGATGCTTTCACCTTCTGGATTTTTAGCAGATAAATTTCCAAAAAATAAAATCATGAAAATATCTGCATATTTTTCAGTAATATTAACTTGTATTATTTGCTTGTGCTATTATCTTGGAGCATTTTGGCTTGCATTTATTATGACTTTTATTATGGGAGTGCAATCTGCTTTATACTCACCTGCAAAATATGGTTATATAAAAGAACTAGTAGGAAAAGAGCTTTTAGCTATGGGAAATGGTGCAGTAAATGCAGTAAGCATAGTAGCTATTTTAGCGGGTATGGCTGTATTTTCTTTAAGCTTTGAAATACTTTTTGAATCAAATTTTAACACTCAAGCTGATATTTTACAGCAAATTGCACCTTTGGGTTTTATATTAATCGCTTTTGCTTTGTTAGAGCTTTATTTAACTTACAAACTTCCAAATTTAAAAGAAGAAGATAAAAATTTAAGCTTTGATAAAAAACAATATTTTCAAGGAAAACTTTTAGCCTCAAATTTAAATACAATTTTTTCACATAAAATCATTTGGCTTTGTATTGTTGGAATTTCATTGTTTTGGGCCATATCACAACTTTATTTAGTAATCTTTCCTGTATATGCAAAAAATGATCTTTTTATAGAAAATACCTTTTATGTGCAATGCTCTTTAGCTTTTTCTGGTATAGGAGTGATTTTAGGTTCGATTATTGCGGGTAAATTTTCTAAAAACTATATAGAATTAGGTCTGATACCATTAGGAGCTTTAGGAATTTTTCTAATGAGTATTTTAATGCCATTTTTAGAAAACTTACTAAGCTATAGTGTAGTATTTTTCATTTTTGGTTTATGTGGAGCATTTTTTATCATACCATTAAATTCTCTTATACAATTTCATGCCAAAGAAAATGAACTAGGAAAAGTCTTAGCAGGAAATAACTTCATACAAAATATTTTTATGTTAGGATTTTTAGCACTGGCTACTTTTGCAGCTTATGCTAAACTTGATGTAATTAATTTGTTTTATTTTATTATTTTAGTAGCCTTTTTTGGTAGTTTATATGTTCTTGTTAAACTACCTTTTTCATTGGTGCGTTTGCTAATGAGCGTAGCTTTTTTTCAACGCTATCGTTTATTAGTAGAAGGGTTTGAAAATATCCCTGAAAAAGGCGGAGCATTATTGCTGGGTAATCATATATCTTTTATAGATTGGGCCATAGTGCAAATGGCTATACCAAGAAAAATATATTTTGTTATGGAAAAAAGTATTTATTCTAAATGGTATATTAAAATTTTTCTTGATAAATTTGGAGTTATTCCAGTTTCAAGTGCTTCTAGCAAATCAAGCTTAGAACTTATTGCTATACATATAAAAAATGGAAATTTAGTTTGTCTTTTTCCAGAAGGTGTGCTTTCACGCCACGGACAATTAAATGAATTTAAAGGTGGATTTGAACTAGTTTGCTCAAAATTAGAAGATCAAGATGGAGTAATTTTACCTTTTTACATTAGAGGGCTTTGGGGAAGTGCTTTTTCAAGAAGCGATGAAGAATTTTCAGCAAGAAATCGTAAAATAAGTAAAAGAAAAATCGCTATTGCTTTTGGAAAAAGCTTACCAATACACACTAAAAAAGAGATTGTTAAAGCAAAGGTGTTTGAACTTTCTTTCATTGCTTGGAAATCCCAATGCGAAAGTATGCATACTATTGCTAGAGCTTGGATAGATAGTGCAAAAAGAAATTTAAGTCAAATAGCTATTGTTGATCCTTTAATAGGCGGTATTACTTATAGAAAAATGCTTGCTTTAAGTTTAGTTTTTAGTTCTTTTATAAAAAATAAATCACATGAGCTAAATATCCAACCAACCCAAGGAAATTATGCTCCAAAAGAAGAATGTGTAGGAATTTTACTTCCTGCTTCCATGGCTAGCTCACTTTGCAATTTAAGTGTATTGCTAGCAAATAAAATAGTAGTTAATCTAAATTTCACAGCAGGAACAAAGGCAATCAACCAAGCCATAGAAAATTCTCAAATTCATCAAATTTACACTTCTAGAAAATTTATAGAAAAATTAGAAAGCAAAGGTATAAAATTAGATTTTAAACCTCATATTAGGCTTCTTTTTATGGAAGATATTATCACAAGTTTTAAAAAACAAAAACTTAAAATCTTTTCCATGCTTGCTTTAGTAAGCATTTTACCTACTTGTTTAATAAAAGCACTATTTGCACCTAATAAACAAAATCTTGCCATAGCTGCTATTTTATTTAGTAGCGGTAGTGAAGGTATGCCAAAAGGAGTAATGTTAAATAACCGCAATATCTTAAGCAATATAGCTCAAATTTCAGATGTATTGTGTGCAAAAAATGAAGATGTTGTTTTGTCCTCTTTACCACCTTTTCATGCTTTTGGATTAACCGTAACTACCTTTATGCCTTTATTAGAAGGGATTAAAAGCGTAACACATGCTGATCCAACAGATGCACTAGGGGTTGCAAAAGCCATAGTAAAAAATAATGTTAGCATTATGTGTGCTACTTCAACTTTTTTAGGTATTTATGCAAGAAATAAAAAATTAGATGCGATTATGTTTGAAAGTTTAAGAATCATCGTTTCAGGTGCTGAAAAACTCAAAAGCGAAGTAAGATCTGCTTTTGAAATGAAATTTAAAAAGCCTATTTTTGAAGGATACGGAGCTACTGAAACCACCCCTGTTGCAAGTGTAAATTTACCAAATAAATTTGATCCTGATTATTGGATTTTGCATCGTGCAAATAAAGAAGGTAGTGTGGGTATGCCTTTACCTGGAAGTGCTATACGCATAGTAGATCCATCTACTTATGAAAGTTTAAATCACAAAGAAGATGGATTGATACTCATTGGTGGTCATCAAGTTATGGTAGGTTACTTAAACAATAAAGAAAAAACCGATGAAGTTATTAAAGAAATCGATGGCATACGCTGGTATAATACCGGCGACAAAGGCCATGTAGATGAAGATGGTTTTTTGTATATAGTGGATCGTTATTCTCGTTTTGCAAAAATTGGCGGAGAGATGATATCTTTAGGAGCCTTAGAAGAAGAAATTGCTAAATTTATCAACACAGAAGTAGTGAAATTTTGTGCCATAGCTTTAGAAGATGAGAAAAAAGGTGAAATGGTATGCTTATTGGTAGAATGCCAAGAGCAAGATTTTGAAGGAATTTGCGAAGCAATTAAAAATTCCAATATGCCTGCGATTTTCAAGCCAAGCAAATATTTTAAAGTAGATCAAATTCCACTTTTAGGTTCTGGTAAAGTGGATTTAAAAGGGGCTAAGGATTTAGCTAAAAATTTAATATAA
- a CDS encoding NAD(P)-binding domain-containing protein, with the protein MKVFDMVVIGAGPAGIAAGVEAKLKNKEVIVLEKADAICQTLVKFYKEGKRVDKAYKGCDSTNYGHINFEDGTRESTIETFQNAIKEHNLEVKLSSEVESVKKDGENFIVSTANENYICKNAVIAIGRMGKPNKPSYTLPITLTKIINFNANSASQGEKILVVGGGNSAAEYAIDLAKNNDVTLCYRRETFSRLNDINLSDIQKAFEEGSVKAKLGIDITSIEDENGKAKVNFTNDTNEIYDRIIYAIGGSTPLDFLQKCSIEVDEKGVPSFDENKESNVKGLFVAGDIASKNGASIVVGLNDSFKICDYLYKC; encoded by the coding sequence ATGAAAGTTTTTGATATGGTAGTTATTGGTGCTGGTCCTGCGGGTATTGCAGCAGGAGTAGAGGCTAAGTTAAAAAATAAAGAAGTTATAGTTTTGGAAAAAGCTGATGCAATCTGTCAAACCTTAGTGAAATTTTATAAAGAAGGTAAAAGAGTTGATAAAGCTTATAAGGGTTGTGATAGCACAAATTATGGGCATATAAATTTTGAAGATGGAACTAGAGAAAGCACTATAGAAACTTTTCAAAACGCCATCAAAGAGCACAATCTTGAAGTAAAACTTTCTAGTGAAGTTGAAAGTGTAAAAAAAGATGGAGAAAATTTCATAGTTAGCACTGCAAATGAAAATTATATTTGCAAAAATGCAGTAATTGCTATAGGTAGAATGGGTAAACCAAACAAGCCAAGTTATACCTTACCTATAACCTTAACCAAAATTATAAATTTTAATGCAAACTCAGCAAGTCAAGGCGAAAAAATCTTAGTTGTAGGTGGTGGAAATTCAGCAGCAGAATATGCTATAGATTTAGCTAAAAATAATGATGTGACGCTTTGCTATAGAAGAGAGACTTTCTCAAGATTAAACGATATCAATCTTAGTGATATTCAAAAAGCTTTTGAAGAAGGTAGCGTAAAAGCAAAACTTGGCATAGATATAACTAGCATTGAAGATGAAAATGGTAAAGCTAAAGTAAATTTTACTAATGATACAAATGAAATTTATGATCGTATAATTTATGCTATTGGTGGTTCAACTCCACTTGATTTTTTACAAAAATGCTCTATAGAAGTAGATGAAAAAGGTGTGCCAAGCTTTGATGAAAATAAAGAAAGTAATGTAAAAGGATTATTTGTAGCTGGAGATATAGCGAGTAAAAATGGAGCTTCTATAGTTGTTGGTTTAAATGATTCTTTTAAAATTTGTGATTATCTTTATAAATGCTAA
- a CDS encoding tRNA1(Val) (adenine(37)-N6)-methyltransferase, with amino-acid sequence MLKLFQNKKGYRYNNDSLLLFDFLSQQNLKGNILDIGCGCGILGLLVKQKFPKTKVFLLDIQEQNINLTNKNAKENNLEIQSFCENFLNYTSKIKFDVLISNPPFYKKNTQKSQDLHLCISRYQEFMPLEKMLAKVNSLIKPNGDFFMCYDASFLDEICSYLSQFKLKLIKLQCVHTNTQKNARIVLMHIKKNSKSPCTIMPTLFMYNQNILNPKIDEIYKTTGTMSYDI; translated from the coding sequence ATGCTAAAACTCTTTCAAAACAAAAAAGGCTATCGCTACAATAATGATAGTCTTTTACTTTTTGACTTTTTATCTCAGCAAAATTTAAAAGGAAATATTTTAGATATAGGTTGTGGTTGTGGAATTTTAGGACTTTTAGTAAAGCAAAAATTTCCAAAAACTAAAGTTTTTTTGCTTGATATCCAAGAACAAAACATTAATCTTACTAACAAAAACGCCAAAGAAAACAACCTTGAGATTCAAAGCTTTTGCGAAAATTTTTTAAATTATACAAGTAAAATTAAATTTGATGTTTTAATTTCTAATCCTCCATTTTATAAAAAAAATACACAAAAAAGTCAAGATTTGCATTTGTGTATTTCAAGATATCAAGAATTTATGCCTCTTGAAAAAATGCTAGCTAAAGTTAATTCTTTGATTAAGCCAAATGGTGATTTTTTTATGTGTTATGATGCTAGTTTTTTAGATGAAATTTGTTCTTATTTATCACAATTTAAACTTAAATTGATAAAGCTTCAATGCGTTCATACTAATACACAAAAAAACGCTAGAATTGTTTTAATGCATATTAAAAAAAATAGCAAAAGTCCATGCACAATTATGCCTACACTTTTTATGTATAATCAAAATATTTTAAATCCAAAAATTGATGAAATTTATAAAACTACAGGAACTATGAGTTATGATATATAA
- a CDS encoding YkgJ family cysteine cluster protein has protein sequence MIYKKDYDFSFDENACQKCGGRCCTGESGYIYASKEELENIANFLNLSFEAFKNQYLIKVGFKYSLKEVKYENGYRCVFFDTMYKKCLIYQYRPKQCKTFPFWEYFKTHKEELKKECIGVCFH, from the coding sequence ATGATATATAAAAAAGACTATGATTTTTCTTTTGATGAAAATGCATGTCAAAAATGTGGCGGACGATGTTGCACTGGAGAAAGTGGATATATCTATGCTAGCAAAGAAGAGCTAGAGAATATAGCTAATTTTTTAAATTTAAGCTTTGAAGCTTTTAAAAACCAATACCTTATAAAAGTAGGATTTAAGTATAGCCTTAAAGAAGTGAAGTATGAAAATGGTTATCGTTGTGTTTTTTTTGATACAATGTATAAAAAATGTTTAATTTATCAGTATAGGCCAAAACAATGCAAAACCTTTCCATTTTGGGAATACTTTAAAACACACAAAGAGGAGCTAAAAAAAGAATGCATAGGGGTTTGTTTTCATTAA
- a CDS encoding tetratricopeptide repeat protein, which translates to MHRGLFSLIIFFILTNLALAKNEDKILQALIYEEYGQFQQACDIYTSLFKESNESVYLQKALFLSLSNDLKQKQELLKLSDDFLNLTSIARLHALYAFEQGDYQKAEDLVFKLINKEKDYRNYELLGDIYAKKGLFNKALQQYNQAYKIFAYEHLLLKIVQLHIRNNEINKAKIALEDFNKNFGCTLKTCTLLLKIYQEQNDNKASINTLKKLYTLNNDIKYIYAIIELLIQQKDYEQALKITQDYNIDADTKIFLYTQTKNYKKAYDLALKHYELSKNKKYLAMAGILEFEIYTNPKSKRIDDKQRLISILSKFEQSVDIRSDALYQNYYGYALIDYDIDIAKGIELVNWALEQEPDNLYYLDSLAWGYYKLKDCKKAYEILQKTLHDKEFSNSDESKAHLKAIKKCLKK; encoded by the coding sequence ATGCATAGGGGTTTGTTTTCATTAATTATATTTTTTATTTTAACTAATCTTGCCTTAGCAAAAAACGAGGATAAAATCTTACAAGCACTTATTTATGAAGAGTATGGACAATTCCAGCAAGCTTGCGATATTTACACTAGCTTATTCAAAGAAAGCAATGAAAGTGTTTATCTGCAAAAAGCTTTATTTTTATCATTAAGCAATGATTTAAAACAAAAACAAGAACTCTTAAAATTATCAGATGATTTTTTAAATTTAACATCTATTGCAAGATTGCACGCTTTATATGCTTTTGAACAAGGAGACTATCAAAAAGCTGAGGATCTTGTGTTTAAACTCATAAACAAAGAAAAAGATTATAGAAATTATGAATTATTGGGTGATATTTATGCAAAAAAAGGTTTGTTTAATAAAGCCTTGCAGCAGTATAATCAAGCGTATAAAATATTTGCTTATGAGCATTTATTGCTAAAAATTGTCCAACTTCATATAAGAAATAATGAAATAAACAAAGCCAAAATTGCTTTAGAAGATTTTAATAAAAATTTTGGATGTACTTTAAAAACTTGCACTTTACTTTTAAAAATTTATCAAGAGCAAAACGATAATAAAGCAAGTATTAATACCCTTAAAAAATTATACACCCTTAACAATGATATAAAATACATCTATGCTATCATTGAACTTTTAATTCAGCAAAAAGATTATGAGCAAGCTTTAAAAATAACACAAGATTATAACATAGACGCAGATACAAAAATTTTTCTATACACTCAAACGAAAAATTATAAAAAAGCTTATGATTTAGCTCTTAAACATTATGAACTTAGTAAAAACAAAAAATACCTAGCTATGGCAGGAATTTTAGAATTTGAAATCTACACCAACCCTAAAAGTAAAAGAATTGATGATAAACAAAGACTAATTTCTATTTTAAGCAAATTTGAACAAAGTGTAGATATTCGCAGTGATGCTTTGTATCAAAACTACTATGGTTATGCTTTAATTGATTATGATATAGATATTGCAAAAGGTATAGAATTAGTCAATTGGGCATTAGAACAAGAACCTGATAATCTTTATTATCTTGATTCTCTTGCTTGGGGGTATTATAAATTAAAAGATTGCAAAAAAGCTTATGAAATTTTACAAAAAACTTTACATGATAAAGAATTTTCAAATTCAGATGAAAGCAAAGCACATCTAAAGGCTATTAAAAAATGTTTGAAAAAATAA
- a CDS encoding HIT family hydrolase, FHIT branch, which translates to MEYLYAPWRDVYFSNKDKDFCPFCHCVQNLNEDEKLGVIFRAKQCFGIMNKYPYSPGHFMIIPYKHLENIEDLESDIWLEISHFVQIGVKILKQEFQAKGVNIGMNLGSAAGAGIAPHCHYHLIPRWAGDTNFITTIGQTRVCGSDLGKIYTTLYKAFKQYV; encoded by the coding sequence ATGGAGTATTTATACGCACCTTGGAGAGATGTTTATTTTAGCAATAAAGACAAAGATTTTTGCCCATTTTGTCATTGTGTGCAAAATTTAAACGAAGATGAAAAACTTGGAGTGATTTTTAGAGCTAAACAATGTTTTGGCATTATGAATAAATACCCCTATAGTCCAGGGCATTTTATGATCATTCCCTATAAACACTTAGAAAATATAGAAGATTTAGAAAGCGATATTTGGCTTGAAATTAGTCATTTTGTGCAAATTGGAGTAAAAATTTTAAAACAAGAATTTCAAGCTAAAGGTGTAAATATAGGTATGAATTTAGGCAGTGCAGCAGGTGCTGGTATAGCACCTCATTGTCATTATCATTTAATACCAAGATGGGCTGGTGATACAAATTTTATCACTACTATAGGACAAACAAGGGTTTGTGGGAGTGATTTAGGAAAAATTTATACAACCTTATATAAAGCCTTTAAACAATATGTATAA
- the mnmH gene encoding tRNA 2-selenouridine(34) synthase MnmH, translating into MYKEVDFQKFLTYDFELLIDARSPREYTHAHIKNAKNYYALNDDEFEEIGTLYKKNKGLAKIKGASYICKNMSYHINTIYNAYKIGSLVGIYCARGGKRSKAIALILAELGYRVVRLEGGYKAYRSYVSAFFQKELKIDFLCLCGNTASGKSELIDSLPYALNLEKLANHQGSSFGKIYGKQPSQKAFEDELFYFLKNYSYKICFIEAESRQIGNLTLPLNLYNAMQKGRKIWCECALNLRVERILKIYAHIEKSYFYECVEKISPYISKDFKTILCQNYENNDLKSCVLMLIKYYDRVYKKPQKIDFYLNNDNPKQAKEKLVKLILQA; encoded by the coding sequence ATGTATAAAGAAGTTGATTTTCAAAAATTTTTAACTTATGATTTTGAACTTTTAATAGACGCAAGAAGCCCTAGAGAATATACTCATGCTCATATAAAAAATGCTAAAAATTATTATGCTTTGAATGATGATGAATTCGAAGAAATAGGCACACTTTATAAGAAAAATAAAGGCTTAGCTAAGATAAAAGGTGCAAGCTATATATGTAAAAATATGAGTTATCATATTAATACAATTTATAATGCTTATAAAATAGGTTCTTTAGTTGGAATTTATTGTGCTAGAGGCGGAAAAAGATCCAAAGCTATTGCTTTGATTTTAGCTGAATTAGGATATAGAGTTGTTAGGTTAGAAGGTGGTTATAAAGCATATAGAAGCTATGTTAGTGCATTTTTTCAAAAAGAATTGAAAATTGATTTTTTATGCCTTTGTGGAAATACAGCAAGTGGCAAAAGTGAGCTTATTGATTCTTTACCTTATGCTTTAAATTTAGAAAAGCTGGCTAATCATCAGGGTTCAAGTTTTGGCAAAATTTATGGCAAGCAACCTAGCCAAAAAGCATTTGAGGATGAGTTGTTTTATTTTTTAAAAAATTATTCTTATAAGATTTGTTTTATAGAAGCAGAAAGCAGACAAATAGGAAATTTAACCCTACCTCTTAACTTATATAATGCAATGCAAAAAGGTAGAAAAATATGGTGTGAGTGTGCTCTAAATTTACGCGTTGAAAGGATTTTAAAAATTTATGCACATATTGAAAAATCTTATTTTTACGAATGTGTAGAAAAAATTAGTCCTTATATAAGTAAAGATTTTAAAACAATACTTTGTCAAAATTATGAAAATAATGATTTAAAATCTTGTGTTTTAATGCTTATAAAATACTACGATAGAGTATATAAAAAACCACAAAAAATTGATTTTTATCTTAATAATGATAATCCAAAGCAAGCAAAAGAAAAGCTTGTAAAATTAATTTTACAAGCCTAA